A portion of the Pirellulales bacterium genome contains these proteins:
- the msrA gene encoding peptide-methionine (S)-S-oxide reductase MsrA yields MAQAMFGAGCFWGVEALFRAVPGVTNTAVGYSGGQTENPTYEQVCSDRTGHAEVVHVEFDPDRVGFDELLEVFWKNHDPTTLNRQGPDFGSQYRSAVFYYDEQQREAAEASKARWQASGAYRRPIVTEISPARPFYRAEEYHQQYLEKRGRTSCHLR; encoded by the coding sequence ATGGCCCAGGCGATGTTCGGTGCCGGATGTTTCTGGGGAGTCGAAGCGTTGTTTCGCGCAGTGCCCGGCGTGACGAATACCGCGGTGGGTTATTCGGGCGGTCAGACCGAGAACCCGACCTACGAGCAGGTGTGCTCCGACCGGACCGGTCATGCGGAAGTCGTGCACGTCGAATTCGATCCCGATCGCGTTGGATTCGATGAATTGCTGGAGGTGTTCTGGAAGAATCACGACCCGACGACACTCAACCGTCAGGGTCCCGACTTCGGCTCGCAATATCGCTCGGCCGTGTTCTACTACGACGAGCAGCAGCGCGAGGCGGCCGAGGCGTCGAAGGCCCGCTGGCAGGCGTCGGGCGCATACCGCCGACCGATCGTCACCGAGATCAGTCCGGCGCGACCGTTCTACAGGGCCGAGGAATATCATCAGCAGTATCTCGAGAAGCGCGGTAGGACAAGTTGCCATCTCCGCTAA
- a CDS encoding cation-translocating P-type ATPase, whose protein sequence is MSIATADAAVHTLTAERVAAALASDLEHGLATGEAQARLARHGTNELASAPPDPWWRKLLAQFRELVVLLLIAAAIISGALGEWVDTLAILTIVLLNGLLGFFQEARAERALSALQKLSSPVAKVVRDGRLQTVAARELVPGDRVELEAGDYVPADVRLLVAYGLRIQEAALTGESVPVDKEPSAVLAPQTPLGDRRNMAYLGTVVAAGKASALVATTGMQTELGQIAGLLARQERELTPLQRRLEELGKVLLAVCVTIVVVIFGLRMLRGGEFTEVFLMAVSLAVAAVPEGLPAVVTMALAIGLQRMVKRNALVRKLPSVETLGSVTVICSDKTGTLTRNEMTVRAVFAAGRQFSVTGTGYVVQGEFLLAPPQAGSEEPIDAAQDDDLRRVLRIGALCNSAALNPVENLPAARTITGDPTEAALLIVAEKAGLSDPRPGARILVEVPFDSQRKLMSVVAEQEGRTALFCKGAPEIVLARCTRTWLGGRVEPLDPPLREQILAEIARLAAQSLRVLAMATRDEIVVPLADDAEQDLVFAGLVGMIDPPRDEARAAVAKCHAAGIRPVMITGDHPETAAAIARELHLSGEHEKFPVLTGVALDELSDEQLREAAKDAVVYARVSAEHKLRVVQALKQRGEVVAMTGDGVNDAPAVKAADIGIAMGITGTDVTKEAADMVLVDDNFASIVSAVEEGRGIFDNIVKFVNYLLACNTSEVLFMFVAALLDWPTPLTAVQLLWINLVTDGLPALALAMEPPERDAMRRPPRPANEGVITRKRAVQLGLQGSLMALVAGVGFFLTYDGDPQNLPAARTVAFATMAFTQLSFSFSCRSQQLTLPELGAFSNLYLVGAILFSALLQLSVLYLPGVQGVFDCLRPTVNQLALAMVLALIPVTVVEVAKIARGWPMPFTP, encoded by the coding sequence ATGTCGATTGCGACTGCCGATGCTGCCGTTCACACGCTGACCGCGGAACGAGTGGCCGCTGCGCTGGCCTCGGATCTCGAACACGGGCTGGCCACGGGCGAAGCCCAGGCACGCCTGGCGCGGCACGGCACCAACGAGCTGGCCTCGGCCCCGCCCGACCCGTGGTGGCGCAAGTTGCTCGCGCAGTTCCGCGAGCTGGTGGTGCTGCTGCTGATCGCGGCGGCGATCATCTCCGGCGCCTTGGGCGAGTGGGTCGATACGCTGGCCATCCTGACCATCGTCCTGCTCAACGGGCTGCTGGGGTTCTTTCAAGAGGCGCGCGCCGAACGTGCGCTGAGCGCCCTGCAAAAACTCTCGTCGCCTGTGGCCAAGGTCGTTCGCGATGGACGCTTGCAGACCGTGGCTGCACGCGAACTGGTGCCGGGCGACCGCGTGGAGCTCGAAGCCGGCGACTACGTACCGGCCGATGTCCGGTTGCTGGTCGCCTACGGGCTGCGCATTCAAGAAGCTGCCTTGACGGGCGAATCGGTGCCCGTCGACAAGGAACCCTCGGCCGTCCTGGCGCCTCAGACCCCGCTCGGCGACAGGCGCAACATGGCATACCTGGGCACCGTCGTCGCCGCCGGCAAGGCCAGCGCGCTGGTCGCCACGACCGGTATGCAAACCGAGCTCGGGCAGATCGCCGGGCTGCTCGCACGCCAGGAGCGCGAGCTGACGCCGCTGCAGCGCCGACTGGAAGAGCTCGGCAAAGTGCTGCTGGCCGTCTGCGTCACCATCGTGGTCGTGATTTTCGGGCTCAGAATGCTGCGTGGCGGCGAGTTTACCGAGGTCTTCTTGATGGCCGTCAGCCTGGCCGTGGCTGCGGTGCCCGAAGGTCTGCCGGCCGTCGTGACGATGGCTCTGGCGATCGGGCTGCAACGCATGGTCAAGCGCAACGCGCTGGTCCGCAAATTGCCCAGTGTCGAAACGCTCGGTTCCGTGACGGTCATTTGCAGCGACAAGACAGGCACGCTGACGCGCAACGAGATGACCGTCCGCGCGGTCTTCGCCGCGGGCAGGCAATTCTCGGTGACCGGCACCGGCTACGTCGTGCAGGGTGAGTTTCTGCTCGCGCCGCCGCAGGCCGGCTCGGAAGAACCGATCGACGCGGCCCAGGACGACGACTTGCGCCGCGTTCTGCGAATCGGCGCCTTGTGCAACAGCGCGGCCCTGAACCCGGTCGAGAATCTGCCTGCCGCGCGGACGATCACCGGCGATCCGACCGAGGCGGCGCTGCTGATCGTGGCTGAAAAAGCCGGGCTGAGCGATCCGCGGCCCGGCGCGCGGATCCTCGTCGAGGTGCCCTTTGACTCCCAGCGCAAATTGATGTCGGTGGTCGCCGAACAGGAAGGTCGCACGGCGCTCTTCTGCAAAGGTGCGCCCGAGATCGTGTTGGCACGCTGCACACGAACCTGGCTCGGCGGCCGGGTCGAACCGCTCGACCCGCCGCTGCGCGAGCAGATCCTGGCCGAGATCGCCCGCCTCGCCGCGCAGTCGCTGCGCGTGCTGGCAATGGCGACGCGCGACGAAATCGTGGTGCCCCTGGCCGACGACGCGGAACAGGACCTGGTCTTCGCGGGCCTGGTCGGCATGATCGATCCGCCGCGCGACGAGGCCCGTGCGGCGGTGGCCAAGTGTCACGCCGCGGGCATCCGGCCGGTGATGATCACCGGTGACCATCCGGAGACGGCGGCGGCAATTGCGCGGGAGCTGCACCTGTCCGGCGAGCATGAAAAGTTCCCGGTGTTGACCGGCGTGGCGCTCGATGAATTGAGCGACGAACAATTGCGCGAGGCGGCCAAAGACGCGGTGGTGTATGCGCGCGTGTCGGCCGAGCACAAACTCCGCGTCGTGCAGGCCCTGAAGCAGCGGGGCGAAGTCGTCGCGATGACCGGCGACGGTGTGAACGACGCCCCCGCGGTCAAGGCCGCCGACATCGGCATCGCCATGGGGATCACCGGCACCGATGTGACCAAGGAAGCCGCGGACATGGTCCTGGTCGACGACAATTTTGCCTCGATCGTGAGCGCGGTCGAAGAGGGCCGCGGGATCTTCGACAACATCGTCAAGTTCGTCAACTATCTGTTGGCCTGCAACACTTCCGAGGTGTTGTTCATGTTTGTCGCAGCGCTGCTCGATTGGCCTACGCCGCTGACGGCCGTGCAGTTGCTCTGGATCAACCTCGTCACCGATGGCCTGCCTGCCCTGGCCTTGGCCATGGAGCCGCCGGAACGCGATGCCATGCGGCGTCCGCCGCGGCCGGCGAACGAAGGCGTCATTACCCGGAAGCGGGCCGTGCAGCTCGGCTTGCAAGGCTCGCTGATGGCACTCGTGGCCGGCGTGGGTTTCTTTCTCACCTACGATGGCGATCCGCAGAATCTGCCCGCCGCGCGTACCGTCGCTTTTGCGACGATGGCGTTCACCCAGTTGAGCTTTTCATTCTCGTGCCGCAGCCAACAGCTCACGCTGCCGGAGTTGGGCGCCTTCAGCAACCTCTATCTCGTCGGCGCGATTCTATTCTCGGCGCTGCTGCAACTGAGCGTGTTGTATCTGCCGGGCGTACAAGGTGTGTTCGATTGTCTCCGCCCGACGGTGAATCAATTGGCACTGGCGATGGTGCTGGCGCTGATCCCGGTAACCGTGGTAGAAGTCGCCAAGATTGCCCGGGGGTGGCCGATGCCGTTTACACCCTGA
- a CDS encoding tryptophan 7-halogenase produces the protein MIKSTRSIPSETDVIVIGGGPAGSTASTLIAQAGHRVQLFERERFPRFHIGESLIPETYWVLQRLNMLPKMKASCFVQKHSVQFVSANGKHSAPFYFWDNKPHECSQTWQVVRSEFDQMMLENAREHGVEAHEGVRVLDVLQEGNRTVGVKLQDEDGTQREVRAKVVVDASGQSGLLMNKLKLRIWDPVLNKGAIWTYWEGAYRDTGRDEGATIVLQTANRLGWFWYIPLHNNRVSVGVVAPFDYLFKGRGSHEQTYTEEVERCPAVQERVASAQRITGYFATRDYSYRCTQAAGDGWVVVGDAFGFLDPLYSSGVLLAMKSGEMAADAIVEGLKIGDLSGAQLGKWAAGLNEGIDRMRRLVCEYYDGFSFGNFVKANPHLRGKITDLLIGDLFTDKVDVVWEPMVAQYQGDKQVPATWNSGTPPEVVATKQNELLLPEGARP, from the coding sequence ATGATCAAAAGCACTCGTTCCATTCCGAGCGAAACCGACGTGATTGTCATTGGCGGCGGGCCGGCCGGTTCGACCGCTTCGACCTTGATTGCCCAGGCCGGTCACCGTGTGCAGTTGTTCGAGCGCGAGCGTTTCCCCCGGTTTCACATCGGCGAGTCGCTGATTCCGGAAACCTACTGGGTGCTGCAGCGACTCAACATGCTGCCCAAGATGAAGGCGAGCTGCTTCGTGCAGAAGCACAGCGTGCAGTTCGTCAGCGCCAACGGCAAACACTCGGCGCCGTTCTATTTCTGGGACAACAAGCCCCACGAGTGTTCGCAGACCTGGCAGGTCGTGCGCAGCGAGTTCGACCAGATGATGCTGGAGAATGCCCGCGAGCACGGCGTCGAGGCGCATGAAGGCGTCCGCGTGCTGGATGTGCTCCAGGAGGGCAACCGCACGGTCGGTGTCAAGCTCCAGGATGAAGACGGCACGCAGCGCGAGGTCCGGGCCAAGGTCGTGGTCGACGCCAGCGGCCAGAGCGGACTGCTGATGAACAAGCTCAAACTGCGCATTTGGGACCCCGTGCTCAACAAGGGCGCGATCTGGACCTACTGGGAAGGCGCCTACCGCGACACCGGACGCGACGAGGGGGCAACGATCGTCCTGCAAACGGCCAATCGTCTGGGCTGGTTCTGGTACATCCCCCTGCACAACAATCGTGTGAGCGTCGGCGTCGTGGCGCCGTTCGACTACCTGTTCAAAGGGCGCGGCAGCCACGAGCAGACCTACACCGAAGAAGTCGAGCGTTGTCCCGCCGTGCAAGAACGCGTGGCCTCGGCCCAGCGGATCACCGGCTATTTCGCCACGCGCGACTACTCCTATCGCTGCACGCAGGCCGCAGGCGACGGCTGGGTGGTGGTCGGCGACGCGTTCGGCTTTCTCGACCCGCTGTATTCGTCAGGCGTGCTGCTGGCGATGAAATCGGGCGAGATGGCCGCCGATGCGATCGTCGAGGGGCTGAAGATCGGCGATTTGTCCGGGGCGCAGCTCGGCAAATGGGCCGCGGGCTTGAACGAAGGCATCGACCGCATGCGCCGTCTCGTGTGCGAATACTATGACGGTTTCAGCTTCGGCAACTTCGTCAAAGCCAACCCGCATCTCCGCGGAAAAATCACCGACCTGCTGATCGGTGATTTGTTCACCGACAAGGTCGACGTCGTCTGGGAGCCCATGGTCGCGCAGTACCAAGGCGACAAGCAGGTACCCGCCACTTGGAACTCGGGCACGCCGCCGGAGGTCGTGGCCACGAAGCAGAACGAGTTGCTGCTGCCTGAAGGCGCACGGCCTTAG
- a CDS encoding MarR family transcriptional regulator — MPTQPVDLRRAASFDSPEQEVYLNLWRTYDRLRALEDELFAQFELTAQQYNVLRLLAAHRPLGMPTLQLAARLVSRAPDITRIVDRLEQRGWIARDRLLTNRRVVEVRITESGVALLAQIAEPLAACHARQLGHLQPAQLGELAGLLRAARAPHESLDSPWK; from the coding sequence ATGCCCACTCAGCCTGTCGACCTCCGGCGCGCCGCCTCCTTCGACTCCCCGGAGCAGGAGGTCTACCTGAATCTGTGGCGGACGTACGACCGCCTACGCGCGTTGGAGGACGAACTGTTCGCCCAATTCGAGCTGACAGCCCAGCAATACAACGTGTTGCGGCTGCTCGCGGCACATCGGCCCCTGGGGATGCCGACCCTGCAATTGGCCGCGCGGCTCGTCTCTCGGGCACCGGACATCACCCGGATCGTCGATCGACTCGAACAGCGCGGCTGGATCGCGCGGGATCGCCTGCTGACGAATCGTCGCGTCGTCGAGGTGCGAATCACCGAATCGGGCGTGGCGTTGCTCGCGCAGATTGCCGAGCCGCTGGCCGCGTGCCACGCCCGGCAGTTGGGCCATCTGCAGCCCGCGCAGCTCGGCGAATTGGCCGGATTGTTGCGAGCGGCGCGGGCCCCGCACGAATCACTGGACAGCCCCTGGAAGTAA
- a CDS encoding PEP-CTERM sorting domain-containing protein — MSKNRLIGTLILAALATKPQAAFATPLSYTGGTVSQDFNGLPTNVTNPVQTITGRGPHEFSAVTGASGLDGWQFANPSGTSSSTEFRSHDGSQAGNTGRGSISFGTNGSTDRALGALATSNQIPVFGLVLVNNSLVTYDSVSLAYTGEQWRRGNVASPNKLFFAYAVGGASISSGTFTGVAALDVTAPNAQAAPTEVALNGNLATNQVSLSATLTNLNWAPGQQLVLRWTAQDQSGQDDGIGIDNLSFAAHPVPEPASMALAMSGAVALVGLALRRRLRVQA, encoded by the coding sequence GTGAGTAAGAACCGACTGATTGGCACTTTGATCTTGGCGGCCTTGGCGACGAAGCCGCAAGCGGCCTTCGCTACGCCCCTGAGCTACACGGGGGGCACCGTGTCGCAAGATTTCAATGGTCTTCCGACCAATGTCACGAATCCTGTGCAGACGATTACCGGTCGCGGTCCGCACGAATTCAGCGCCGTCACTGGCGCCTCTGGCCTGGACGGCTGGCAGTTTGCTAACCCGAGCGGCACCAGCAGCAGCACCGAATTTCGCTCGCACGACGGCAGTCAGGCCGGAAACACGGGCCGCGGCTCGATCAGCTTCGGCACCAACGGCAGCACCGATCGTGCCCTGGGCGCGTTGGCCACGAGCAATCAGATTCCGGTGTTCGGCCTCGTACTCGTGAACAATTCGCTCGTCACCTACGACAGCGTTTCGCTGGCGTACACGGGTGAGCAATGGCGCCGCGGCAACGTCGCTTCGCCTAACAAGCTGTTCTTCGCCTATGCCGTGGGTGGGGCGAGCATCTCCTCGGGAACATTTACCGGCGTGGCCGCGCTCGACGTCACCGCGCCCAACGCGCAAGCCGCTCCGACCGAGGTTGCCCTGAACGGCAATCTGGCGACGAACCAGGTCTCGCTCAGCGCGACGCTCACCAACCTGAACTGGGCGCCGGGCCAGCAATTGGTTCTGCGCTGGACGGCACAGGATCAGTCAGGACAGGACGATGGCATCGGCATCGACAATCTGTCGTTCGCCGCGCATCCGGTACCGGAGCCGGCGTCGATGGCGCTGGCCATGAGCGGGGCAGTGGCGCTCGTGGGATTGGCCCTGCGCCGGCGCCTTCGCGTTCAAGCCTGA
- a CDS encoding trypsin-like peptidase domain-containing protein encodes MEPVIRPWLLSHDSSGGEARSADSPAPPPDASLLDAYSRAVIQVVESASPAVFSIAGHPDDRPQGSGSGFLITPDGYALTNSHVVAGRTRLVAMTDEGDRVDVAVIGDDPATDLALVRLASRDLAFAPIGDSDALRVGQLVIAMGSPLGLHATVSTGVVSALGRSMRGRDGRLIENVIQHAAPINPGNSGGPLVDSRGRVVGVNTAIIAHAQGLGFAVPGNTAQWVASEILGHGQVRRRTLGVAATARRLPRSAVREFDLLSDQVVEIVEVQSGSAAARAGLHVGDLIVEINDRFVSSVDDIHRLLARLRAETTAEFTILRGDQRCVVVIEW; translated from the coding sequence ATGGAACCTGTGATTCGTCCGTGGTTGCTTTCACATGATTCGTCGGGAGGCGAGGCTCGTTCGGCAGATTCGCCTGCACCGCCCCCGGATGCCAGCTTACTCGACGCCTACTCGCGGGCCGTGATTCAAGTGGTCGAAAGCGCGTCGCCGGCGGTCTTCAGCATCGCCGGTCATCCCGACGATCGCCCGCAGGGGTCGGGCTCGGGATTCCTGATCACACCCGACGGCTACGCCTTGACCAACAGCCACGTCGTGGCCGGGCGCACGCGGCTGGTGGCGATGACCGACGAGGGAGATCGCGTCGACGTCGCCGTCATTGGCGACGACCCGGCGACCGATCTGGCGCTGGTCAGGCTCGCGTCGCGCGACCTGGCTTTTGCCCCGATCGGCGATTCGGACGCGTTGCGCGTCGGACAATTGGTGATCGCCATGGGCAGCCCCCTGGGGTTGCATGCCACGGTTTCGACCGGAGTCGTCAGTGCCCTGGGGCGCAGCATGCGCGGTCGCGACGGCCGCCTGATCGAGAACGTCATTCAACATGCCGCGCCGATCAATCCGGGCAATTCGGGTGGCCCGCTCGTCGATTCGCGCGGCCGCGTCGTCGGCGTGAACACGGCGATCATCGCCCACGCCCAAGGCTTGGGATTCGCCGTGCCGGGCAATACGGCTCAATGGGTGGCCAGCGAGATTCTGGGGCACGGTCAGGTTCGCCGGCGAACACTGGGCGTGGCGGCCACCGCGCGCCGGCTGCCCCGCTCCGCGGTGCGCGAGTTCGACCTGTTGAGCGACCAGGTCGTCGAGATCGTCGAGGTCCAGTCGGGCAGTGCGGCCGCGCGAGCGGGACTGCATGTCGGCGATCTGATCGTCGAGATCAACGATCGCTTCGTGAGCAGCGTGGACGACATCCACCGACTGCTCGCGCGGCTGCGCGCCGAGACCACGGCCGAGTTCACGATTCTCCGCGGCGACCAGCGCTGTGTCGTCGTCATCGAATGGTGA
- a CDS encoding PQQ-like beta-propeller repeat protein: MSTEHESAPESGEPPAARPRRRWLIPLLIVGLTAALMILNSQVALLPQYGRAGTVTLTRYLPSLGGILLLVWLLFTRQVLWSTKMGVLGALGILGLATWLAVRKVEVSGDNQLIVYFAWDRVPGELSKTPSASGEAFPLDPSAPSCPGFLGSKRDSEVPGPKLETDWQAHPPRELWRREAGLGYAAFSTAQGLAVAIEQRGEDEVTFACELRTGSEIWQRTHQAFFQESLGGDGPRATPTIDDDRVYTLGATGNLACLQLADGKQLWEVDILADNGAKNITWGMSGSPLIDGDRVWVNPGGASGHAVAAYDKRTGQRVAAGGDGAAAYCSPQLSRVAGTEQIVLLDGPGLAGFDRQTAQELWRYPFETFQNINVAQPLLVGENRVLISAGYGHGAALVEVANSGGVWKATEVWKSKALECKFCSPVLVGQHVYGLDDGILACMDATTGKRVWKGGRYGHGQMLRRDDLLIIQAEAGDVVLVRINPQKLEELGRFTALSGPKNWNAPALAGNLLLVRNHLEMACFELPLAAAP; this comes from the coding sequence CGGCCTGACGGCAGCCTTGATGATCCTAAACTCTCAGGTCGCCCTGCTGCCGCAATACGGCCGCGCAGGAACCGTTACGCTCACCCGCTATCTGCCCTCGCTGGGAGGCATCTTGCTCCTGGTGTGGCTGCTGTTCACCAGGCAGGTGCTTTGGTCAACCAAGATGGGCGTGCTAGGTGCCCTGGGCATCCTTGGTTTGGCTACCTGGCTCGCAGTTCGCAAGGTGGAAGTCAGCGGCGACAATCAATTGATCGTCTACTTCGCTTGGGACCGCGTCCCCGGCGAGTTATCGAAAACGCCCAGTGCTTCTGGCGAGGCATTTCCACTCGATCCGAGCGCGCCGTCTTGCCCGGGATTCCTTGGGAGCAAACGAGATAGCGAGGTTCCGGGCCCCAAGCTCGAAACCGATTGGCAGGCACATCCGCCGCGCGAACTGTGGCGGCGGGAAGCAGGCCTGGGTTATGCGGCCTTCTCGACCGCTCAGGGGCTCGCCGTGGCGATCGAACAGCGCGGCGAGGACGAAGTGACCTTTGCCTGCGAGCTGCGCACGGGGAGCGAAATCTGGCAACGCACGCACCAGGCCTTCTTCCAAGAATCGCTCGGCGGAGACGGACCTCGGGCCACGCCGACGATCGACGATGACCGGGTCTATACCCTGGGCGCGACGGGCAATCTGGCGTGCCTGCAACTGGCCGACGGCAAGCAGCTCTGGGAAGTCGACATCCTCGCCGACAACGGCGCCAAGAACATCACCTGGGGCATGTCGGGGTCTCCGCTGATCGATGGCGACCGGGTCTGGGTCAATCCCGGTGGAGCGTCGGGGCATGCCGTTGCGGCCTACGACAAGCGTACCGGTCAGCGCGTCGCCGCAGGGGGAGACGGTGCCGCGGCCTATTGTTCGCCGCAACTGTCCCGTGTGGCAGGCACCGAACAAATCGTGCTGCTCGATGGTCCCGGGCTCGCAGGCTTCGATCGCCAAACGGCCCAGGAACTGTGGCGGTACCCGTTCGAGACCTTTCAGAATATCAACGTCGCCCAGCCGCTGCTGGTGGGCGAAAACCGCGTGTTGATCTCGGCCGGCTACGGACACGGCGCGGCGCTGGTCGAAGTGGCCAACTCTGGAGGAGTCTGGAAGGCGACCGAAGTTTGGAAGAGCAAGGCGCTCGAGTGCAAATTCTGCTCGCCCGTGCTCGTGGGCCAACACGTCTATGGACTCGACGACGGCATTCTCGCCTGCATGGATGCCACGACCGGCAAACGCGTCTGGAAAGGTGGGAGATACGGCCACGGTCAGATGTTGCGTCGCGATGACCTGCTGATCATTCAGGCCGAAGCAGGCGACGTCGTGCTGGTGCGGATCAACCCCCAGAAGCTGGAAGAGCTGGGTCGCTTTACCGCGCTGTCGGGCCCGAAGAATTGGAACGCTCCTGCGCTGGCCGGCAACTTGCTGCTGGTGCGCAACCATCTCGAAATGGCCTGCTTCGAGTTGCCGCTGGCCGCCGCCCCGTGA